A region from the Drosophila mauritiana strain mau12 chromosome 2L, ASM438214v1, whole genome shotgun sequence genome encodes:
- the LOC117135227 gene encoding ataxin-2 homolog — protein sequence MICKQDVLQWFEKLESYNRIETMYALLTACLPFELRFLGTLLEEQGRCDSETLRGMELRANNPHELAADMVNCQKGDPTDRKIRRKMALYLALIRACNRNCVSEIYRTLECWGECDFSCINDQDTLLELLLVYTMAAIHPVFSMEEQKKIFGILAKIKENKLVVERFAPQMQRQTQTPVLQHPHPPSPHDLVIQQQPHVIHQIPGPQQAPPHPQHPQMVQVLQTPQGNIPMIFPQHFQKLLPSSDGTHQISVDGMPHLMQPNITIPADTSAIISHQNTGWTMRHYVPQPPHQQPALQQQQPQSLDHQVPPASSPMLSQQSSPSSSRTTSPQRDRSLINVPLQAQQQPHQQQQQQMRGMSQRLADQKNTRRPSAETTPPPTTIGGEQQHDSINEGGSSNSSGTSLHRLIRNGFPRLGHNHRVKANTFIPQHQQQQQHFQNPNYNMNVMMQSMNINDDGSGSMMNSMNSTKSAATTGSESGSSNGSCGDLSPSETPTPTQLSLPLHNSVDAGMGMITTVLPTGLGNYQAKPHHFSYKQQQQQMNLQQRLNGRNGMDKTYQQVYTTGTPSIVSDAQTISSASLQQQQPQTLLISQSPVSTPTTTVLLQPQQPPPTTYNTSYPYHQRGPPPPQQTIFQAHSAPPPQTVRGGFRYPMGPPHNGELIYPTFHTSLAFLPMTAGGTPTAVTPAQLQNTAAVVSTNAVSVQTVPTPQQQVPSTTPYSALTVCPITGAGGGGTAPKVISCYNCGSQTHSGRECQEASMEDVTRSASYKLDYSETSMDSSATGDHHKDVGGVQINSTATAGTVTSTGK from the exons ATGATTTGCAAACAGGACGTTCTGCAGTGGTTTGAGAAACTTGAGAGCTACAATCGGATCGAAACGATGTACGCCTTGCTCACCGCCTGCCTGCCATTCGAGCTGCGATTTTTGGGCACGCTCCTCGAGGAGCAGGGCCGTTGCGACTCGGAGACGCTGCGCGGCATGGAGCTGCGGGCGAATAACCCGCATGAGCTGGCCGCCGACATGGTCAACTGCCAGAAGGGCGATCCCACCGACCGGAAGATCCGGCGCAAGATGGCCCTGTATCTGGCTCTGATCCGTGCCTGCAATCGGAACTGCGTCAGTGAGATCTATCGAACGCTGGAATGCTGGGGAGAGTGCGATTTCAGTTGTATTAATGATCAGGACACGCTgttggagctgctgctggtcTACACGATGGCAGCCATCCACCCGGTGTTCTCCATGGAGGAGCAAAAGAAGATTTTTGGCATTCTGGCCAAGATTAAGGAGAACAAGTTGGTGGTAGAGCGATTCGCGCCTCAAATGCAAAGACAGACGCAGACGCCAGTGCTCCAACATCCTCACCCGCCGTCCCCCCATGACCTGGTCATTCAGCAACAGCCACACGTGATCCACCAAATTCCAGGACCGCAGCAGGCGCCCCCGCACCCGCAACATCCTCAAATGGTGCAGGTATTGCAGACGCCGCAGGGCAATATCCCCATGATCTTTCCCCAGCACTTTCAAAAG CTTCTGCCCAGCTCTGATGGAACGCACCAGATCAGTGTCGATGGCATGCCGCACCTGATGCAGCCTAACATCACCATTCCAGCGGACACTAGTGCCATCATCAGCCACCAGAACACGGGATGGACGATGCGCCACTACGTGCCACAACCGCCCCACCAACAGCCTGctctgcagcaacagcagccgcagaGTCTGGACCATCAAGTGCCACCTGCCAGCTCTCCGATGCTGAGTCAGCAATCCTCGCCGTCGAGTAGTCGCACCACTAGTCCTCAGCGGGACCGCTCCCTTATTAACGTTCCACTgcaggcgcagcagcaaccccaccagcagcagcagcagcagatgagGGGCATGTCCCAGCGACTAGCGGATCAGAAGAACACGCGGCGTCCCTCGGCGGAGACTACCCCGCCGCCAACCACCATTGGCGGCGAGCAGCAGCACGAT AGTATCAACGAAGGCGGAAGCAGTAATTCCAGCGGAACCAGTCTGCACAGACTCATTCGCAACGGTTTTCCGCGTCTAGGACATAATCATCGAGTCAAGGCGAATACATTCATACCacagcaccagcaacagcagcagcactttcAGAACCCCAACTATAACATGAACGTTATGATGCAGAGTATGAATATAAACGACGATGGCAGTGGATCGATGATGAACTCCATGAACTCCACCAAAAGTGCAGCTACCACTGGTAGTGAATCGGGCAGCTCGAATGGATCCTGTGGTGACCTGTCGCCATCTGAGACGCCAACACCCACGCAGCTCTCACTGCCACTACACAATTCGGTGGATGCGGGAATGGGCATGATCACAACAGTACTGCCCACCGGTCTGGGAAACTATCAGGCGAAGCCACACCACTTCAGCtacaagcagcagcagcagcaaatgaaCCTGCAGCAGCGGCTAAACGGACGCAATGGGATGGATAAGACCTATCAGCAGGTTTACACAACGGGAACGCCTAGCATCGTTAGCGATGCACAGACCATCAGCAGCGCCAgcctgcagcagcaacagccccAGACCCTTCTCATCAGCCAGTCTCCGGTGAGCACACCCACGACAACGGTGCTCCTGCAGCCGCAACAACCGCCGCCCACAACCTACAACACAAGCTATCCATATCACCAGCGAGGACCCCCGCCGCCACAGCAGACGATATTCCAAGCGCATAGTGCGCCGCCTCCGCAGACGGTGCGTGGTGGCTTCCGTTATCCAATGGGTCCGCCACACAACGGTGAGCTTATCTACCCGACCTTCCACACCAGCCTGGCCTTCCTGCCAATGACAGCGGGAGGCACTCCTACCGCGGTAACGCCTGCCCAGCTCCAGAACACAGCGGCCGTGGTCAGTACGAACGCGGTGAGCGTGCAGACGGTGCCTACGCCGCAGCAGCAAGTCCCCAGCACGACACCGTACAGCGCCCTCACTGTCTGTCCCATCACGGGAGCGGGTGGTGGCGGAACCGCGCCAAAAGTGATCTCCTGCTACAACTGTGGATCGCAGACGCACAGCGGGCGGGAATGCCAGGAGGCGTCGATGGAGGATGTGACGCGAAGCGCTAGCTACAAACTGGACTACTCCGAGACGAGCATGGACTCAAGTGCCACGGGCGATCACCACAAGGACGTGGGCGGTGTGCAGATCAACTCGACGGCGACTGCGGGGACGGTGACCAGTACGGGGAAATAA
- the LOC117150587 gene encoding protein phosphatase PHLPP-like protein — protein MLKATRKPADPYKSKLKVSASHSGPHPLPAEVTAAEEEQAATFGQTSPQKLSLKGSQLGGSILIGNYNYLTQLEVCENEMEVLDLSSLAQLETLKCSRNKLMELIINATNLQTLVADHNYLHNISTTNTHPVPLKLQRIDVSHNNFSELPNWVGACASLTALDASHNRLSNVAGLLRNYRITELVSLDLAYNDLKQLDQFPEGFSSIRSLQLQSNELPNLPDNFFAVTHARLETLNVSCNKLSTLPRYEQNNHAALVNLSLAGNHLNDSIFEPLHNAAKLRVLHLAYNRIGVLPAACVRNWPELEILVLSGNMLQQLPEEVATLGQLRVLRCCNNLLLCTPQLAKLAMLKVLDLSHNHLDRVNLLALVPSRNLKYLDLSGNLQLQVDEQQFKVCQTQSQRHWSLIDVSGNNRAALPTTKIRQVSAQRNQNKSTGPWTMGFAETPGSGDCRKLSVYQLRAANYGGSDEALFGMFEALEGRGRAAQEMAHMVPDLMKQEQMVKDSAVRDYMKFTLLAAQQQCGSVRSAALFHLTRTRAPSKVRPLKSKRYVLRMASTGGLDAYLIRRTSQLRLTKAEGIQKDQSHSMPDPHVLELILSNDDEYLVVGNAQLWSVMDIDRAAREIRKEENSLLAAKRLVDIAQSFAAAESLSVIVVRFRHLGTDVDHLIRELKQSVRKKPQPISLPLSSGSVCKRTCCDRSNACRHRAIEQEPLAGRSSPSGQSDRDLLAKDKDDEFVLAHARVLQEEQQLEMLDETESVSESVLSEEQFKCWEYMLEQNTQLLFDKELNTISKSFTKQRTVPNAIMAATVLPERNDFTSNLMRTVTNKFISTSTPQLPQPITTSVPLGSYHQVKQSPPGHFGSALSFQQAHSYGYNIFDAKPRPKFHGGTVKRSTGPNSAYFGSLQRLMPYNFEYDFAVTQERERNILDEEEHDDDDFNEHESRMRKYWGVATTEL, from the exons ATGCTCAAAGCCACGAGGAAGCCAGCGGATCCGTACAAATCGAAGCTGAAAGTTAGTGCCAGCCACAGTGGACCGCATCCACTGCCCGCCGAGGTgacggcggcggaggaggagcaggcggCCACTTTTGGCCAGACATCCCCCCAGAAGCTCAGCCTGAAGGGCAGCCAACTGGGCGGCAGCATCTTGATTGGCAACTACAAT TACTTGACCCAGCTGGAGGTATGCGAAAACGAAATGGAGGTCTTGGATCTCAGTTCGCTCGCTCaactggagacgctgaagtgCAGCCGGAACAAGCTGATGGAACTGATCATAAATGCCACCAATTTGCAGACACTTGTCGCCGACCATAATT ACCTGCACAACATATCCACAACGAACACGCATCCAGTTCCGCTGAAGCTGCAGCGCATTGACGTCTCTCACAATAACTTCAGTGAGCTGCCCAACTGGGTCGGAGCGTGTGCCTCCTTGACCGCCTTGGATGCTTCACACAATCGGCTTAGCAACGTGGCAGGACTGTTACGCAACTACAGGATAACTGAGCTGGTGTCCTTAGACCTGGCATACAACGATCTAAAGCAGCTGGACCAATTTCCGGAGGGCTTTTCCAGCATCCGGAGTCTTCAGTTGCAAAGCAATGAGCTACCGAATCTTCCGGACAACTTTTTTGCCGTGACCCACGCTCGCCTGGAAACGCTGAATGTCTCCTGCAACAAACTGTCCACCCTGCCACGCTACGAGCAGAATAACCATGCTGCGCTGGTGAATCTATCGCTGGCGGGGAATCACCTGAATGATAGCATCTTTGAGCCCTTGCACAATGCCGCCAAGTTGAGAGTACTCCATCTGGCCTACAATCGCATCGGGGTCCTGCCCGCCGCCTGTGTTCGCAACTGGCCGGAACTGGAGATCCTAGTTTTGTCTGGTAACATGCTGCAACAACTGCCCGAGGAGGTGGCCACTCTAGGTCAGCTTAGGGTGCTACGCTGCTGCAACAATCTGCTCCTCTGCACCCCGCAACTGGCAAAGTTAGCCATGCTGAAGGTCCTTGATCTCTCGCATAATCATCTGGATCGCGTCAATCTGCTGGCATTGGTTCCATCAAGGAATCTGAAGTACCTGGATCTATCGGGGAACTTGCAGTTGCAG GTGGACGAGCAGCAGTTCAAGGTTTGTCAGACCCAGAGCCAGCGCCATTGGAGCCTAATCGACGTCTCCGGAAACAATAGAGCTGCTTTGCCGACAACCAAGATCCGACAGGTGAGTGCCCAACGGAATCAGAATAAGTCCACTGGGCCTTGGACGATGGGATTTGCGGAAACCCCGGGCTCTGGTGATTGCCGGAAGCTTTCAGTTTACCAACTAAGGGCTGCAAACTACGGGGGATCAGATGAGGCTCTGTTCGGGATGTTCGAGGCATTGGAGGGTCGCGGTCGGGCCGCCCAGGAGATGGCTCATATGGTGCCCGATCTGATGAAGCAGGAGCAGATGGTCAAGGACTCGGCGGTCAGGGATTACATGAAGTTTACCCTGCTGGCGGCGCAGCAGCAATGTGGCAGTGTGCGGAGTGCCGCATTGTTCCATCTTACCAGGACACGCGCTCCTTCCAAAGTAAGACCGCTGAAGAGCAAACGATACGTCCTACGCATGGCAAGCACTGGAGGCCTGGACGCCTATCTGATACGACGCACCTCCCAGTTGCGTCTTACCAAAGCGGAAGGCATTCAAAAGGATCAGAGTCATTCCATGCCAGATCCACATGTGTTAGAG CTCATTCTCAGCAACGACGACGAGTACTTGGTGGTGGGCAATGCTCAGCTCTGGTCAGTGATGGATATTGATCGTGCAGCCCGAGAGATCCGAAAGGAGGAGAACTCCCTGCTTGCGGCCAAGCGACTGGTGGACATTGCTCAAAGCTTTGCTGCGGCGGAGAGTCTCAGTGTAATTGTGGTTCGCTTTCGCCACCTAGGTACGGATGTGGACCACCTGATACGAGAGCTTAAGCAAAGTGTACGCAAGAAGCCCCAGCCGATTTCCTTACCTTTGTCCAGTGGATCAGTTTGCAAGCGTACGTGCTGCGACCGGAGCAACGCCTGTCGCCACCGAGCCATTGAACAGGAGCCGCTGGCAGGACGATCCTCTCCAAGTGGGCAGAGTGATCGGGACCTGCTGGCCAAGGATAAGGACGATGAGTTCGTACTGGCCCATGCCCGTGTCCTGCAGGAGGAGCAACAGCTTGAGATGCTGGACGAAACAGAGTCGGTATCAGAATCAGTGCTTTCTGAGGAGCAGTTCAAGTGCTGGGAGTACATGCTGGAGCAGAACACCCAGCTGCTGTTCGATAAGGAGCTAAACACCATCTCTAAGTCTTTCACTAAACAACGTACCGTACCCAATGCCATCATGGCAGCTACAGTTCTTCCAGAACGGAATGACTTTACCTCGAATTTAATGCGGACTGTCACCAACAAGTTCATCTCGACCAGCACTCCTCAATTACCCCAACCCATAACGACTTCTGTGCCTCTGGGTTCATATCATCAGGTGAAGCAATCGCCCCCAGGACACTTTGGCAGTGCCCTCTCCTTCCAGCAGGCCCATAGCTACGGCTATAATATATTTGATGCCAAGCCACGGCCCAAGTTTCACGGAGGCACAGTCAAGCGGTCCACAGGTCCAAATTCAGCCTATTTTGGATCCCTTCAGCGCCTGATGCCCTACAATTTCGAATACGACTTTGCCGTTACCCAGGAGCGGGAGAGAAACATCCTGGACGAAGAGGAACACGACGATGATGACTTCAACGAGCACGAGAGTAGAATGCGAAAGTACTGGGGAGTGGCCACGACAGAACTTTAG
- the LOC117137494 gene encoding tRNA-dihydrouridine(20a/20b) synthase [NAD(P)+]-like → MHLPQQRPHHDIAALFAEAQSDFVRVSAPMVRYSKLEFRRLVRLNGVQLAFTPMMISDSINNSEKARQNEFSTGADDQPLIAQFAAKDPTEFVTSAQLIYPYVDGIDLNCGCPQSWAMAKGYGCGMLRQPELVHQVVQEVRRTLPGDFSVSVKMRLLGGEESLQRTIDLARQLEHAGVTFLTLHGRTPAQKHSKDTLDIPAMSQVRQSLQIPLIVNGNVESYRDACDMHEQTGAAGVMAARGLLANPALFNSSYPEGKTTPLSCVQQWLDIASAARDNLLFQCFHHHLTFMYSAHMKRDLRVQFNSLGSKEQVVDFLKKHYNLEYSEDDTPSADYTDCTYTHFTPPKHARHIAAESDEQAWSSKSDGKFFTEFRAHQLTGTGGEDLELGGLFGDEE, encoded by the exons ATGCACCTGCCGCAGCAGAGACCGCACCACGACATCGCTGCGCTGTTCGCGGAAGCACAATCGGATTTCGTGCGGGTCAGCGCTCcaa TGGTGCGCTATAGTAAGCTTGAATTTCGGCGTCTAGTACGTCTGAATGGAGTACAACTAGCGTTTACACCCATGATGATCTCGGATTCCATTAACAACAGCGAAAAGGCCCGCCAGAACGAGTTCTCCACGGGTGCAGATGACCAGCCGCTGATCGCTCAGTTTGCGGCCAAGGATCCTACGGAATTCGTCACATCCGCCCAGCTCATCTACCCATATGTCGATGGCATCGATCTAAACTGCGGATGTCCACAAAGCTGGGCAATGGCGAAGGGCTACGGTTGCGGAATGCTGCGCCAGCCGGAGCTAGTGCATCAAGTGGTTCAGGAAGTAAGGCGCACACTGCCTGGGGATTTCAGTGTCTCGGTGAAGATGCGTCTGCTGGGAGGTGAGGAGTCCTTGCAGCGCACTATCGACTTAGCCCGCCAGTTGGAGCACGCGGGCGTCACCTTTCTAACACTTCACGGTCGGACGCCAGCCCAAAAACACTCAAAGGACACACTAGACATCCCAGCTATGTCCCAGGTGCGCCAGTCCCTTCAGATCCCCCTGATAGTCAACGGCAATGTGGAGAGCTACAGGGATGCTTGCGATATGCATGAACAGACGGGTGCAGCTGGTGTAATGGCTGCTCGAGGCTTGCTTGCTAATCCGGCTCTCTTCAATAGCAGCTATCCAGAGGGCAAAACAACGCCATTGTCCTGTGTACAACAGTGGTTGGATATAGCCTCTGCTGCCAGGGATAACCTGCTGTTTCAGTGCTTTCACCACCACCTCACCTTCATGTATAGCGCTCACATGAAACGAGATCTTCGAGTGCAATTCAACAGTTTGGGTTCCAAAGAACAGGTCGTCGACTTCCTGAAGAAGCACTACAATCTGGAATACAGTGAGGACGACACACCGTCGGCTGACTACACGGATTGCACGTACACCCACTTCACACCGCCCAAGCACGCCCGGCACATTGCTGCCGAGTCGGATGAGCAGGCCTGGAGTTCGAAAAGCGACGGAAAGTTCTTTACGGAATTCAGAGCACATCAGTTGACCGGAACTGGCGGAGAAGATTTGGAACTGGGAGGACTCTTTGGTGACGAGGAgtaa
- the LOC117137513 gene encoding uncharacterized protein LOC117137513 yields MLYRYKDIQIVYFLPKRKHPGKMRRRELQTIQLKLSDLKEYEQAKMERLRTRQQLLTPRTPTPPSDSEVLPATSSSVPAVLLASGKNLDDDADKSEPTTKPSTSST; encoded by the coding sequence ATGCTTTATCGATATAAAGATATACAGATTGTATACTTCCTCCCCAAAAGAAAACATCCCGGAAAAATGCGACGCCGCGAACTGCAGACCATCCAGCTGAAGCTGTCCGATCTCAAGGAGTACGAGCAGGCTAAGATGGAGCGCCTGAGGACCCGCCAACAATTGCTAACTCCCCGGACGCCCACACCCCCTTCCGACAGCGAGGTCCTCCCGGCTACCTCAAGCAGCGTTCCAGCTGTTCTCCTGGCCAGCGGCAAGAACCTGGACGATGACGCCGACAAGTCGGAGCCCACAACCAAGCCTAGCACATCCTCCACCTAG